A section of the Roseomonas marmotae genome encodes:
- the arsH gene encoding arsenical resistance protein ArsH, with product MTEHPIPSMPALRADLLAPPDPARLEPARRAQHPPRILLLYGSLRERSYSRLLVEEAERLLRLMGAETRIFDPRDLPVANSVPKDHPKVRELRELSLWSEGQVWCSPEVHGAITGVFKNQIDWLPLSDGAVRPTQGRTLAVMQVSGGSQSFNAVNTLRLLGRWMRMVTIPNQSSVPKAYEQFDEAGRMLPGPLYDRVVDVMEELLRFTWLLRDRADYLVDRYSERKAAFRLPDAL from the coding sequence ATGACCGAGCACCCCATTCCATCCATGCCCGCACTGCGCGCCGACCTGCTGGCGCCGCCCGACCCCGCGCGGCTGGAACCCGCCCGCCGCGCGCAGCACCCGCCACGCATCCTGCTGCTCTATGGCTCGCTGCGCGAACGCTCCTACAGCCGCCTGCTGGTGGAGGAGGCGGAGCGCCTGCTGCGCCTGATGGGGGCGGAGACCCGCATCTTCGACCCGCGCGACCTGCCGGTGGCCAATAGCGTGCCGAAGGACCACCCGAAGGTGCGGGAGCTGCGCGAGCTCTCCCTCTGGTCCGAGGGCCAGGTCTGGTGCAGCCCGGAAGTGCATGGCGCCATCACCGGGGTCTTCAAGAACCAGATCGACTGGCTGCCGCTCTCGGATGGCGCGGTCCGCCCGACCCAGGGCCGCACCCTGGCGGTGATGCAGGTCTCCGGCGGCTCGCAGAGCTTCAATGCCGTCAATACGCTGCGCCTGCTGGGACGCTGGATGCGGATGGTCACCATCCCCAACCAGTCCAGCGTGCCCAAGGCCTATGAGCAGTTCGACGAGGCCGGACGGATGCTGCCCGGCCCGCTCTATGACCGCGTGGTGGATGTGATGGAGGAGCTGCTGCGCTTCACTTGGCTGCTGCGCGACCGCGCCGACTACCTGGTGGACCGCTATAGCGAGCGGAAGGCCGCCTTCAGGCTGCCGGACGCGCTGTGA
- a CDS encoding C-terminal binding protein, whose amino-acid sequence MLTVLEPERLYPDTAEEQRILGPDVRVLHGGGEGSIAQLPDEVCAEVDGLFVFRNWLSAADIARFPKLRVVVRMGVGYDRLDRAALAARGVKVCNVPDYGTTEVADHAITLALALRRGITMHHDLQRADPPAPWAYVATPIHQRMGDQTYGILGLGRIGTAVALRAKAFGCRVVFHDPYLPNGVERALGIERARTKEELLARSNILSLHAPLTRNTRGLVGEKELRTLPAGAVVVNTARGPMLDIEALYNVLRDGHLAAAGLDVIPDEPPVEPIPRLLAAYRAREAWLEGRLIITPHSAFYTPQAYGDIRTKSAETMRDVLLEGVGSNVITPEMD is encoded by the coding sequence ATGCTGACAGTGCTGGAGCCGGAACGGCTCTACCCCGATACCGCCGAGGAACAGCGCATCCTGGGCCCGGATGTGCGGGTGCTGCATGGCGGCGGCGAAGGCTCCATCGCCCAGCTGCCCGATGAGGTCTGCGCCGAGGTGGACGGGCTGTTCGTCTTCCGCAACTGGCTGAGCGCCGCCGATATCGCCCGCTTCCCGAAGCTCAGGGTCGTGGTCCGCATGGGCGTCGGCTACGACCGGCTGGACCGCGCCGCCCTGGCCGCGCGCGGCGTGAAGGTCTGCAACGTGCCGGATTACGGCACCACCGAGGTCGCGGACCACGCCATCACCCTGGCGCTGGCGCTGCGGCGCGGCATCACGATGCATCACGACCTGCAGCGGGCCGATCCGCCGGCCCCCTGGGCCTATGTCGCCACCCCCATCCACCAGCGGATGGGCGACCAGACCTACGGCATCCTCGGCCTCGGCCGCATCGGCACCGCCGTCGCGCTGCGCGCCAAGGCCTTCGGCTGCCGCGTGGTCTTCCATGACCCCTATCTGCCCAATGGCGTGGAACGCGCCCTCGGGATCGAGCGGGCGCGGACGAAGGAGGAGCTGCTGGCCCGCTCCAACATCCTCTCCCTGCATGCGCCGCTGACGCGCAACACCCGCGGCCTCGTGGGGGAGAAGGAGCTGCGGACCCTGCCGGCCGGCGCCGTGGTGGTGAACACCGCCCGCGGTCCGATGCTGGATATCGAAGCCCTTTATAATGTGCTGCGTGACGGCCACCTGGCGGCGGCGGGGCTGGATGTCATCCCGGACGAGCCGCCGGTCGAGCCCATTCCCCGCCTGCTGGCGGCCTACCGGGCGCGCGAGGCCTGGCTGGAAGGGCGCCTGATCATCACCCCCCACAGCGCCTTCTACACGCCGCAGGCCTATGGCGACATCCGCACCAAGAGCGCCGAGACCATGCGGGACGTGTTGCTGGAAGGAGTTGGCAGCAATGTGATCACGCCAGAGATGGATTGA
- a CDS encoding SDR family NAD(P)-dependent oxidoreductase, translated as MTGGSSGIGAATCRALAAPGVRLAVHARGNREGAERVAAAAREAGAEAHVLLSDLARPGAAEALVEQAAGALGGLDVVVSNAGFADRTPVMSLTDEGFARTQDTVLWALLRLARAAGPLLARGEAPRFVAVSSFVAHSFRPDSTLFPATAAAKAGVEALVKSLAVEWAPAVTVNAVSPGYIRKDAQAHAAVDEAARQAMLSRIPLGRIGLPEEVAAAIAFLASPAAGYVTGQVLHVNGGLVI; from the coding sequence GTGACGGGCGGTTCGAGCGGCATCGGCGCCGCCACATGCCGGGCGCTGGCGGCGCCGGGAGTGCGGCTGGCCGTCCATGCCCGCGGCAACCGGGAAGGTGCCGAGCGCGTCGCCGCCGCGGCGCGGGAGGCGGGGGCGGAGGCGCATGTGCTGCTGTCCGACCTGGCGCGGCCCGGCGCGGCCGAGGCGCTGGTGGAGCAGGCCGCCGGGGCGCTGGGCGGGCTGGATGTCGTCGTCTCCAATGCCGGCTTCGCTGACCGCACGCCGGTGATGAGCCTGACGGATGAGGGCTTCGCCCGCACGCAGGACACGGTGCTCTGGGCGCTGCTGCGGCTGGCGCGGGCGGCGGGGCCGCTGCTGGCGCGGGGGGAGGCGCCGCGCTTCGTCGCCGTCTCCTCCTTCGTCGCGCACAGCTTCCGGCCGGATTCGACGCTGTTCCCCGCCACGGCGGCCGCCAAGGCGGGGGTGGAAGCGCTGGTGAAATCGCTGGCGGTGGAATGGGCGCCGGCGGTGACGGTGAATGCCGTCTCCCCCGGCTATATCCGCAAGGATGCCCAGGCCCATGCGGCGGTGGACGAGGCGGCGCGGCAGGCCATGCTTTCCCGCATCCCGCTCGGGCGGATCGGACTGCCGGAGGAGGTGGCGGCGGCCATCGCCTTCCTGGCTTCGCCCGCCGCCGGCTATGTCACGGGGCAGGTGCTGCATGTGAACGGGGGGCTGGTGATCTAG